The segment ACTGGGGCGTACGGGACAGCGCGACCGGCGAAGTGACGGTCTGGGTGGTGGTCACCGAGGGACACCGCCGCGAGGACTTCGCCTCCCGCGTCGGCGGCGGCTCCCGCTTCGACATCCTGGACGCGTACGACGACCTGGATTGACGCGTACGGCGATCCCGAGGGCGTACGGCGATCCCGAGGGCGTACGGCGATCCCGAGGGCGTACGGCGATCCCGAGGGCGTACGGCGATCCCGAGGGCGTACGGCGATCCCGAGGGCGTACGGCGGCCGCGCCCCCTCAGGGGGCAGCGGCCCGCCTGAAGGGTGTCGGTGCCCGGTGCGGCTAGGCTCGCGCCCGGAACAAGCACCGCACCGCCGCGATCGGGAGAAAGCCACACCATGGCCAAGAAGCGCCCCCAGACGAAGGCCGGCAAGACCGGTCAGGCACAGGTCACGAACGGGGAGATCCCGGTCGTCGGGGCGCGCGAGCCGTGCCCGTGCGGTTCGGGCCGCCGTTACAAGGCGTGTCACGGCCGGGCCGCCGCGCACGCCGTGACCGAGCTCGTCCAGCGCCCCTTCGAGGGCCTGGCCGGCGAGTGCGACTGGGTCGCGCTGCGCGAGCTGGTGCCCGCCGCCACCGTGCCGCTCACCCTGAAGGGCGGCCTCCCGGAGGGCGTTCCCTCCGTGACGCTCGCGACCGTGCTGCCGATGGCCTGGCCCGCGCTCCGCCGCGACGACGGCTCCGTCCTGCTCGCCCTGCAGAACGACTCCACCTCCGGCGACCTCGCCCGAGACCTCGCCGACACCCTCCAGCGCGCCCTGGAGACCGAGCCGGGCACCCCGGTCCCGCCGCGCCGCGTCCCGGCCGAGGGCCCGCGCCTGCAGGACCTGCTCGACGCGGACGCCGTGTTCGCCCCCGAGGTCCACGAGGGCTTCGAGTTCTGGATCCCGCAGTCCGCGGAGGGCGCCGACCCGGAGGTCGCCGCCTCCCTGGAGCGGGCCAACGCGGCCGCGATCCCGACCGTGAAGCTGGCAAGCGTCGACTCCGCGTACTGGTGCGAGACCCCGGACAAGAACCACCTGCGCTGGGTCATGCCGTACCCGGAGGAGAAGCTCCTCGACGCGCTCGCCCGCCTGCAGGCCGCCGGGGGTACCTCCATCGGCGCGGACACCCGGCTCGTCGGCTCGTTCCGCGCGCACGGTCTGATGGTGCCGGTCTGGGACCTGCCGACCTCGATGACCGCCGAGCAGTGCGAGAAGCCGGCCGCCGAGTTCGCCGAGCGGCTGGCCGAGGCGCTCGCATCGGACGCCCCCCTCACCGCGGAGGAGCGTCGGGCACGCGGCGGCCTCACGAACCGTCAGGTGACTCTCAGCTGATACCCCACGTGGTATCGGTGACTGACAGACCGACCAGTCGGTGACTTCCACCACAACCCGGTCTGCGGACAGGTAAATCCCTGTCCGAATAACCGAGATCGAATTTGCGAACAGCAGATCTCTTGTTACCGTTCTGGAAGCCCGGTCGCTGGTGCATCCCCCGTCGCCAGCGATCGGGCCTTTCCATGTCCGCTTCCGGCAGGTCCGGGGCGTCGACGCTCAACTTCCTTCACTGTCCGCCGTGTTGCTACCGGCCCGGAGCAGCAGTGGAGTGTTGTCCCCCTCGCCCGTGCCCGCGAATTCCGCAACCGCCGTATACGCCGTGGCCATGCCCCGACCGCGCTCCCTGGGCGTTTCACAGGTTCCCGGTTCGTCCTGCGCCGTAACCGGGCAGCGGACCTGTACGGTCCGCCCGCCGGGGGCCATGAGGGTAAGAAACGCGTCGAGATCCTGGCCGGTGGCGTTCCGGTAGTACGTACGCGCCCAGATGTCGGGACCCTCCGCCAGGACGCAGGTCTGCGCCTCGACCCCCTCGGGAGAGGCGAGTTCCGGCCCACAGTTCGTGACCCGCTCCGGGGACCCCGGAGCGGCGGGGGCATGACGGGGAGTGACGGGGGCGCCGGGGGAGACGCGGGTGCCGGGGGTGGCCGGGTCGGCGGCGGGTTCCGTACGGGGCCCCAGACCGAGCCCCTTCAGCAGCTCCCCGGGCTTCGCGTCGGCGGCATGGACGGCGTCGGCGGCATCGGTCGCACCCGCCGGTCGTACGGGCTCTCCCGTCGACCCCGCCATCGCGACGAGCGGCAGCAGCACGGCGACCGTGACCGCGGCCCCGAGTCCGACCACGCGGAGGTTCACCGGACTCATGCGCCCCACCTGCTCCTGCTCGGCTGGAGATCTTGAACGGTGGGGTGAACATATCGGCGGCCGACGGGCGCGCGGTCGGCCGCGCGCCCGTTTCCCGTACAAGTCGGACCAGGACACACCCGTTCGGGTGAAGAGGCGTCTCGGCCGGTCCCTCAGCAGGCCGGTCGGCGCCCGCCCGCCCCGGTGTACCCCTCAGCAGGCCGGTCGGCGCCCGCCCGCCCC is part of the Streptomyces sp. NBC_00250 genome and harbors:
- a CDS encoding DUF5926 family protein yields the protein MAKKRPQTKAGKTGQAQVTNGEIPVVGAREPCPCGSGRRYKACHGRAAAHAVTELVQRPFEGLAGECDWVALRELVPAATVPLTLKGGLPEGVPSVTLATVLPMAWPALRRDDGSVLLALQNDSTSGDLARDLADTLQRALETEPGTPVPPRRVPAEGPRLQDLLDADAVFAPEVHEGFEFWIPQSAEGADPEVAASLERANAAAIPTVKLASVDSAYWCETPDKNHLRWVMPYPEEKLLDALARLQAAGGTSIGADTRLVGSFRAHGLMVPVWDLPTSMTAEQCEKPAAEFAERLAEALASDAPLTAEERRARGGLTNRQVTLS